Proteins from one Aquila chrysaetos chrysaetos chromosome 5, bAquChr1.4, whole genome shotgun sequence genomic window:
- the LOC115341226 gene encoding meteorin-like protein isoform X4 yields MYPARALRVVLEPNLSSARHTTVCIKPASDFQGASIYVERAGQLHLVVSEAEGARPHHVSCFSAHTPQRVALFLQASPQRDISRRAASFQYELLTNQGAAGPEFKKMALVEAMCRPCDNMELLMAICSSDFVVKGSIRNVSHDSENHMSQVDVSVQKVYRQKNRIFQQDEASGEWRGPIRTLLQCKVKKGGGDFLFTGNEHFGEAWLGCAPRFKDFMSIYRAARERGANPCEFQLD; encoded by the exons ATGTACCCAGCGCGAGCCCTGCGTGTCGTTCTGGAGCCCAACCTCTCCAGCGCCCGGCACACCACTGTCTGCATCAAGCCTGCCAGTGACTTCCAGGGTGCCAGCATCTACGTGGAACGTGCTGGGCAGCTGCACCTGGTGGTAAGCGAGGCAGAAGGGGCTCGACCCCACCACGTGTCTTGCTTCAGCGCCCACACGCCGCAACGAGTGGCCCTCTTCCTGCAGGCCAGCCCGCAGAGGGACATCAGCCGCCGGGCGGCCAGCTTCCAGTATGAGCTGCTGACCAAccagggtgctgctggcccCGAATTCAAAAAGATGGCACTGGTCGAAG ctatGTGCCGTCCTTGTGACAACATGGAACTTCTTATGGCCATTTGCAGCAGTGATTTTG TGGTGAAAGGATCTATCCGAAATGTTTCCCACGATTCAGAGAACCACATGTCACAGGTTGATGTCAGCGTCCAGAAAGTCtacaggcagaaaaacagaattttccagCAGGACGAAGCAAGTGGTGAATGGCGAGGCCCTATACGAACCCTGCTGCAATGCAAGGTGAAGAAGGGAGGTGGAGATTTCCTTTTCACTGGAAATGAACATTTTGGCGAAGCTTGGTTGGGCTGTGCTCCTCGGTTTAAAGATTTCATGTCCATTTACCGGGCTGCCAGAGAAAGAGGAGCCAACCCATGTGAGTTTCAGCTCGACTGA
- the LOC115341226 gene encoding meteorin-like protein isoform X3, whose translation MRCRQRGLSWEPRSRAVEQVHLRCTEGSLEWMYPARALRVVLEPNLSSARHTTVCIKPASDFQGASIYVERAGQLHLVVSEAEGARPHHVSCFSAHTPQRVALFLQASPQRDISRRAASFQYELLTNQGAAGPEFKKMALVEAMCRPCDNMELLMAICSSDFVVKGSIRNVSHDSENHMSQVDVSVQKVYRQKNRIFQQDEASGEWRGPIRTLLQCKVKKGGGDFLFTGNEHFGEAWLGCAPRFKDFMSIYRAARERGANPCEFQLD comes from the exons ATGCGATGTAGGCAGCG CGGTTTGAGCTGGGAGCCCCGTTCCCGTGCGGTGGAGCAGGTCCATCTGCGTTGCACCGAGGGCTCCCTGGAATGGATGTACCCAGCGCGAGCCCTGCGTGTCGTTCTGGAGCCCAACCTCTCCAGCGCCCGGCACACCACTGTCTGCATCAAGCCTGCCAGTGACTTCCAGGGTGCCAGCATCTACGTGGAACGTGCTGGGCAGCTGCACCTGGTGGTAAGCGAGGCAGAAGGGGCTCGACCCCACCACGTGTCTTGCTTCAGCGCCCACACGCCGCAACGAGTGGCCCTCTTCCTGCAGGCCAGCCCGCAGAGGGACATCAGCCGCCGGGCGGCCAGCTTCCAGTATGAGCTGCTGACCAAccagggtgctgctggcccCGAATTCAAAAAGATGGCACTGGTCGAAG ctatGTGCCGTCCTTGTGACAACATGGAACTTCTTATGGCCATTTGCAGCAGTGATTTTG TGGTGAAAGGATCTATCCGAAATGTTTCCCACGATTCAGAGAACCACATGTCACAGGTTGATGTCAGCGTCCAGAAAGTCtacaggcagaaaaacagaattttccagCAGGACGAAGCAAGTGGTGAATGGCGAGGCCCTATACGAACCCTGCTGCAATGCAAGGTGAAGAAGGGAGGTGGAGATTTCCTTTTCACTGGAAATGAACATTTTGGCGAAGCTTGGTTGGGCTGTGCTCCTCGGTTTAAAGATTTCATGTCCATTTACCGGGCTGCCAGAGAAAGAGGAGCCAACCCATGTGAGTTTCAGCTCGACTGA
- the LOC115341226 gene encoding meteorin-like protein isoform X1, which translates to MAAERGSPSLLALLLLLAGGGQRPGAADYCSWRGSGLSWEPRSRAVEQVHLRCTEGSLEWMYPARALRVVLEPNLSSARHTTVCIKPASDFQGASIYVERAGQLHLVVSEAEGARPHHVSCFSAHTPQRVALFLQASPQRDISRRAASFQYELLTNQGAAGPEFKKMALVEAMCRPCDNMELLMAICSSDFVVKGSIRNVSHDSENHMSQVDVSVQKVYRQKNRIFQQDEASGEWRGPIRTLLQCKVKKGGGDFLFTGNEHFGEAWLGCAPRFKDFMSIYRAARERGANPCEFQLD; encoded by the exons ATGGCCGCGGAGCGAGGCTCGCCCAGCCTCCTggccctcctgctgctgctggcgggcggcgggcagcgcccgGGAGCCGCCGACTACTGCAGCTGGAGGGGCAG CGGTTTGAGCTGGGAGCCCCGTTCCCGTGCGGTGGAGCAGGTCCATCTGCGTTGCACCGAGGGCTCCCTGGAATGGATGTACCCAGCGCGAGCCCTGCGTGTCGTTCTGGAGCCCAACCTCTCCAGCGCCCGGCACACCACTGTCTGCATCAAGCCTGCCAGTGACTTCCAGGGTGCCAGCATCTACGTGGAACGTGCTGGGCAGCTGCACCTGGTGGTAAGCGAGGCAGAAGGGGCTCGACCCCACCACGTGTCTTGCTTCAGCGCCCACACGCCGCAACGAGTGGCCCTCTTCCTGCAGGCCAGCCCGCAGAGGGACATCAGCCGCCGGGCGGCCAGCTTCCAGTATGAGCTGCTGACCAAccagggtgctgctggcccCGAATTCAAAAAGATGGCACTGGTCGAAG ctatGTGCCGTCCTTGTGACAACATGGAACTTCTTATGGCCATTTGCAGCAGTGATTTTG TGGTGAAAGGATCTATCCGAAATGTTTCCCACGATTCAGAGAACCACATGTCACAGGTTGATGTCAGCGTCCAGAAAGTCtacaggcagaaaaacagaattttccagCAGGACGAAGCAAGTGGTGAATGGCGAGGCCCTATACGAACCCTGCTGCAATGCAAGGTGAAGAAGGGAGGTGGAGATTTCCTTTTCACTGGAAATGAACATTTTGGCGAAGCTTGGTTGGGCTGTGCTCCTCGGTTTAAAGATTTCATGTCCATTTACCGGGCTGCCAGAGAAAGAGGAGCCAACCCATGTGAGTTTCAGCTCGACTGA
- the LOC115341226 gene encoding meteorin-like protein isoform X2: protein MAAERGSPSLLALLLLLAGGGQRPGAADYCSWRGSGLSWEPRSRAVEQVHLRCTEGSLEWMYPARALRVVLEPNLSSARHTTVCIKPASDFQGASIYVERAGQLHLVASPQRDISRRAASFQYELLTNQGAAGPEFKKMALVEAMCRPCDNMELLMAICSSDFVVKGSIRNVSHDSENHMSQVDVSVQKVYRQKNRIFQQDEASGEWRGPIRTLLQCKVKKGGGDFLFTGNEHFGEAWLGCAPRFKDFMSIYRAARERGANPCEFQLD from the exons ATGGCCGCGGAGCGAGGCTCGCCCAGCCTCCTggccctcctgctgctgctggcgggcggcgggcagcgcccgGGAGCCGCCGACTACTGCAGCTGGAGGGGCAG CGGTTTGAGCTGGGAGCCCCGTTCCCGTGCGGTGGAGCAGGTCCATCTGCGTTGCACCGAGGGCTCCCTGGAATGGATGTACCCAGCGCGAGCCCTGCGTGTCGTTCTGGAGCCCAACCTCTCCAGCGCCCGGCACACCACTGTCTGCATCAAGCCTGCCAGTGACTTCCAGGGTGCCAGCATCTACGTGGAACGTGCTGGGCAGCTGCACCTGGTG GCCAGCCCGCAGAGGGACATCAGCCGCCGGGCGGCCAGCTTCCAGTATGAGCTGCTGACCAAccagggtgctgctggcccCGAATTCAAAAAGATGGCACTGGTCGAAG ctatGTGCCGTCCTTGTGACAACATGGAACTTCTTATGGCCATTTGCAGCAGTGATTTTG TGGTGAAAGGATCTATCCGAAATGTTTCCCACGATTCAGAGAACCACATGTCACAGGTTGATGTCAGCGTCCAGAAAGTCtacaggcagaaaaacagaattttccagCAGGACGAAGCAAGTGGTGAATGGCGAGGCCCTATACGAACCCTGCTGCAATGCAAGGTGAAGAAGGGAGGTGGAGATTTCCTTTTCACTGGAAATGAACATTTTGGCGAAGCTTGGTTGGGCTGTGCTCCTCGGTTTAAAGATTTCATGTCCATTTACCGGGCTGCCAGAGAAAGAGGAGCCAACCCATGTGAGTTTCAGCTCGACTGA